From Diospyros lotus cultivar Yz01 chromosome 4, ASM1463336v1, whole genome shotgun sequence, a single genomic window includes:
- the LOC127800656 gene encoding pollen-specific leucine-rich repeat extensin-like protein 3: protein MQSSGCLLILFFLPLLLISPFSSALSDAQAAFIARRQLLGLPENGILPENFEFQINLGFTFPNSRLRRAYIALQAWKKAIYSDPSNFTANWEGDDVCNYNGVYCAEALDDPKLTVVAGLDLNHADIAGFFPAELGLLTDLAFFHVNSNRFCGIIPKSLSSLTLLHEFDVSNNRLVGPFPSIVLEMPALKYLDLRFNNFEGELPRELFEKDLDALFLNDNRFTSTIPDNLGNSPVSVVVFANNQFSGCIPSSIGKMANTLNEIIFFNNTLGGCLPAEIGLLANATVVDLASNSFEGILPKTVNGLKHVESLDLGYNKLTGVVPESLCRLPSLKNFTFSNNYFNGEAQGCNPALRKDIVVDDGGNCLPDRPKQKLQNDCKSVVLKPVDCGKSKCGAAPPKPEPPKPKPLPPKPRPQPPRQPPPPPPPVHSPPPPVHSPPPPVFSPPPPVHSPPPPVHSPPPPPVHSPPPPVHSPPPPVFSPPPLVHSPPPPIHSPPPPVFSPPPPVRSPPPPIFSPPPPVFSPPPPVRSPPPPPPIFSPPPPVHSPPPPIFSPPPPVFSPPPPVRSPPPPPPVFSPPPPVLSPPPPIFSPPPPAFEDVVLPPNLGAEYSSPPPPIFQGY from the coding sequence ATGCAGAGCTCAGGCTGCCTTctcatcctcttcttcctccctctctTGCTCATCTCTCCATTCTCCTCAGCCTTATCCGATGCCCAAGCCGCTTTCATCGCTCGTCGACAGCTCCTAGGCCTCCCGGAGAATGGCATCTTGCCTGAAAACTTTGAGTTTCAGATTAATCTCGGGTTCACCTTCCCCAATTCCAGGTTGAGAAGAGCCTACATTGCATTGCAAGCTTGGAAGAAAGCTATATATTCAGACCCTTCAAATTTCACGGCCAACTGGGAGGGTGATGATGTTTGCAACTACAATGGAGTGTATTGCGCAGAGGCTTTGGATGACCCCAAACTCACCGTGGTGGCCGGCCTTGATCTTAACCATGCCGATATCGCCGGGTTTTTCCCGGCTGAACTCGGGCTGTTGACGGATCTGGCCTTCTTCCATGTCAATTCCAATAGGTTTTGTGGGATTATTCCCAAGAGCCTTTCCAGCTTGACGCTCTTGCATGAATTTGACGTCAGCAACAATCGGCTGGTTGGCCCTTTTCCGAGCATTGTTTTGGAGATGCCTGCGCTCAAGTACCTTGATCTCAGGTTCAACAACTTTGAGGGAGAGTTGCCCAGGGAACTGTTCGAGAAGGATCTCGATGCATTGTTCTTGAACGACAATAGATTCACCTCAACCATCCCGGACAACCTCGGCAACTCACCTGTCTCGGTGGTGGTTTTCGCTAACAACCAATTCAGCGGCTGCATTCCCAGCAGCATTGGGAAGATGGCTAACACATTGAACGAGATCATCTTCTTCAACAACACGCTTGGAGGTTGCTTGCCGGCCGAGATTGGGCTACTTGCAAACGCAACGGTGGTTGATCTAGCGTCGAATTCTTTCGAGGGGATCTTGCCGAAGACAGTCAATGGGCTGAAACACGTTGAAAGCTTGGACTTGGGGTACAATAAGCTGACGGGTGTGGTGCCGGAAAGTCTCTGTCGGCTGCCGAGCTTGAAGAACTTCACGTTCTCAAATAACTATTTCAATGGCGAGGCTCAAGGTTGCAACCCTGCGTTGAGGAAGGATATTGTGGTGGATGACGGCGGCAATTGCTTGCCTGACCGGCCCAAACAGAAGTTGCAAAACGATTGTAAGTCGGTGGTGCTCAAGCCAGTTGATTGCGgcaagtctaagtgtggggcaGCTCCGCCAAAACCAGAGCCTCCGAAGCCTAAGCCACTGCCCCCCAAGCCAAGGCCACAGCCTCCTCGCCAACCCCCACCGCCCCCACCACCGGTCCACTCTCCTCCCCCACCCGTTCACTCACCTCCGCCACCAGTTTTCTCTCCACCCCCACCGGTTCACTCACCTCCGCCGCCAGTTCACTCTCCGCCCCCACCACCGGTCCACTCTCCTCCCCCACCTGTTCACTCACCTCCGCCACCAGTTTTCTCTCCACCCCCACTGGTCCACTCTCCACCCCCACCAATCCACTCACCTCCACCACCGGTTTTCTCTCCACCTCCACCGGTTCGCTCCCCACCACCGCCCATCTTCTCTCCCCCACCACCGGTTTTCTCTCCACCTCCACCGGTTCGCTCCCCACCGCCTCCACCACCAATTTTCTCTCCACCACCTCCAGTTCACTCCCCACCACCGCCCATCTTCTCTCCCCCACCACCGGTTTTCTCTCCACCTCCACCGGTTCGCTCCCCACCGCCTCCACCACCAGTTTTCTCTCCACCACCTCCAGTTCTCTCCCCACCACCGCCCATCTTCTCTCCCCCACCACCAGCATTCGAGGACGTTGTTCTGCCACCGAACCTAGGCGCTGAGTATTCATCACCCCCTCCACCAATCTTCCAAGGCTACTAA